The following coding sequences lie in one Paracidovorax avenae genomic window:
- a CDS encoding type 1 glutamine amidotransferase domain-containing protein produces the protein MARILMVLTSHDRLGDTGKKTGFWLEEFAAPYYVFKDAGAEITLASPQGGQPPLDPKSDDESAQTDATRRFKADAEAQQQLATTMPLASVRAGDFDAVFYPGGHGPLWDLAEDAQSIALIEKTFAAKKPLALVCHAPGVLRHAKAPGGEPLVKGRKVTGFTNSEEEGVQLTQVVPFLVEDMLKANGGEYAKGADWAPFVLTDGTLVTGQNPASSEPAAKALLNLLE, from the coding sequence ATGGCCCGCATCCTGATGGTTCTCACGTCCCACGACCGCCTCGGCGACACCGGCAAGAAGACCGGCTTCTGGCTCGAGGAATTCGCCGCGCCCTACTACGTGTTCAAGGACGCGGGCGCGGAGATCACCCTCGCATCCCCCCAGGGTGGCCAGCCGCCGCTGGATCCCAAGAGCGACGACGAGAGCGCCCAGACCGATGCCACGCGCCGTTTCAAGGCCGATGCCGAGGCGCAGCAGCAACTGGCCACCACCATGCCGCTCGCCAGCGTGCGCGCCGGGGATTTCGACGCCGTCTTCTACCCCGGCGGCCACGGCCCGCTGTGGGATCTGGCCGAAGACGCGCAATCCATCGCGCTGATCGAGAAGACCTTCGCCGCGAAGAAGCCGCTGGCCCTGGTCTGCCACGCACCCGGCGTGCTGCGCCATGCCAAGGCCCCGGGCGGCGAGCCGCTGGTGAAGGGACGCAAGGTGACGGGCTTCACCAACAGCGAGGAAGAGGGCGTGCAGCTCACGCAGGTGGTGCCGTTCCTGGTGGAGGACATGCTCAAGGCCAACGGCGGCGAGTACGCCAAGGGCGCTGACTGGGCGCCGTTCGTGCTGACCGACGGGACGCTGGTGACGGGGCAGAATCCGGCGTCGTCGGAGCCGGCGGCGAAGGCGCTGCTGAACTTGTTGGAGTGA
- a CDS encoding TraB/GumN family protein, which yields MTLPAALRRLATAGLFCLAWPAMVPAQPTPAPVPAAVPASAPASAPASAARPAASVPAPAHAVRRADCPPLPRPLDPAGIPQALQKARDRGLLWRVEKDGRTSWLYGTVHAARRGWMLPGPTVMAAVRASDRVALEMDLLDPTVMQKLQAALRKPADAPPLPPDLERRLAAQRDAACADPSMLEMRPELQVSSLVVMSARREGFDPAYGIDFVLAGLARGLHKPVLSLESVDLQVRVLASDDPKETAAAVASGLDQLENHSARDTLTTLATAWSGGRANLLETYGQWCGCQRTPEERQSFEQLVADRNPGMARAIVAEHRAGHSVFAAVGALHMVGPQGLPTLLAREGFRVERVEWPARP from the coding sequence ATGACCCTGCCCGCCGCCTTGCGCCGGCTGGCCACCGCCGGGCTGTTCTGCCTGGCGTGGCCGGCCATGGTCCCGGCGCAGCCCACTCCGGCACCCGTGCCTGCCGCCGTGCCGGCGTCCGCACCCGCTTCCGCGCCGGCCTCCGCCGCCCGCCCCGCCGCTTCCGTGCCCGCACCGGCCCATGCCGTCCGGCGGGCCGACTGCCCCCCGCTGCCCAGGCCCCTCGATCCCGCCGGCATTCCCCAGGCGCTGCAAAAGGCCCGCGACCGCGGGCTGCTGTGGCGCGTGGAAAAAGACGGACGCACGAGCTGGCTCTACGGCACGGTGCATGCCGCCCGGCGCGGCTGGATGCTGCCCGGCCCCACGGTGATGGCCGCCGTCCGCGCCAGCGACCGCGTGGCGCTGGAGATGGACCTGCTGGACCCCACGGTGATGCAAAAGCTGCAGGCCGCCCTGCGCAAGCCGGCGGACGCCCCGCCGCTGCCGCCCGACCTGGAGCGCCGCCTGGCCGCGCAGCGCGATGCCGCCTGCGCCGATCCCTCCATGCTGGAGATGCGGCCCGAGCTGCAGGTGTCGTCGCTGGTGGTGATGTCCGCGCGGCGCGAAGGCTTCGATCCGGCCTATGGCATCGATTTCGTGCTGGCCGGGCTGGCCCGCGGGCTGCACAAGCCCGTGCTGTCGCTGGAGTCGGTCGATCTGCAGGTGCGGGTGCTGGCGTCCGACGACCCGAAGGAGACCGCCGCCGCCGTCGCCTCCGGGCTCGACCAGCTGGAGAACCATTCCGCGCGCGACACCCTCACCACGCTCGCCACGGCCTGGTCCGGCGGCCGTGCCAACCTGCTGGAAACCTACGGCCAGTGGTGCGGCTGCCAGCGCACCCCCGAAGAGCGCCAGTCTTTCGAGCAGCTGGTGGCGGACCGCAATCCGGGCATGGCGCGCGCCATCGTGGCCGAGCACCGCGCGGGCCACAGCGTGTTCGCGGCCGTGGGCGCGCTGCACATGGTGGGCCCCCAGGGCCTGCCGACCCTGCTGGCCCGCGAGGGCTTCCGGGTCGAGCGCGTGGAATGGCCTGCCCGGCCCTGA
- a CDS encoding Bug family tripartite tricarboxylate transporter substrate binding protein, whose translation MHRRTLLGSAAAAAALAVQPWARAQNDYPAQPIRWVVPYPPGGGTDVLARTVAEALRTPLGQQIVVDNRPGASTNIGAQIVATARPDGYTLMSADNALLAYNEHLFSKLPFSPEKDFTYIGGLSRFPLALVVHPGFEARTFQEFLAYARANPGKLNYASPGNGSPHHLAMEMFKNRTKTFLTHIPYRGAAPALQDVMGGQVPCMFLDLAAGLPVIQSGKVRALAIGSGRRAARLPQVPTLAEVGVPDAEVYAFQGVLGPAGLPPAVVARLNGEINKALATPPVVQRMQDFGMEALPGTPEQFRAMARAEAKRWGPIIQAAGVKLD comes from the coding sequence ATGCACCGCAGAACCCTGCTGGGGAGCGCCGCCGCCGCGGCCGCCCTGGCCGTCCAGCCCTGGGCGCGTGCCCAGAACGACTACCCGGCCCAGCCCATCCGCTGGGTCGTGCCCTATCCGCCCGGCGGCGGCACCGACGTGCTCGCGCGCACCGTGGCCGAGGCACTGCGCACCCCGCTGGGCCAGCAGATCGTGGTGGACAACCGCCCCGGTGCCTCCACCAACATCGGCGCGCAGATCGTCGCCACTGCCAGGCCGGACGGCTACACGCTGATGTCGGCCGACAATGCCCTGCTGGCCTACAACGAGCACCTGTTCAGCAAGCTGCCGTTCAGCCCGGAAAAAGACTTCACCTACATCGGCGGCCTCTCGCGCTTCCCGCTCGCGCTGGTGGTGCACCCGGGCTTCGAGGCGCGCACCTTCCAGGAATTCCTGGCCTATGCGCGTGCCAACCCCGGCAAGCTCAACTACGCATCGCCCGGCAACGGATCGCCCCACCACCTGGCGATGGAGATGTTCAAGAACCGCACCAAGACCTTCCTCACCCACATCCCCTACCGCGGCGCGGCGCCAGCGCTGCAGGACGTGATGGGCGGCCAGGTGCCGTGCATGTTCCTGGACCTCGCTGCCGGCCTGCCGGTGATCCAGTCGGGCAAGGTGCGCGCGCTCGCCATCGGCTCGGGCCGCCGCGCCGCGCGCCTGCCCCAGGTGCCCACGCTGGCCGAAGTGGGCGTGCCCGATGCCGAGGTCTATGCCTTCCAGGGCGTGCTCGGCCCCGCGGGCCTGCCCCCTGCCGTCGTCGCCCGCCTGAACGGCGAGATCAACAAGGCCCTGGCCACGCCCCCCGTCGTCCAGCGCATGCAGGATTTCGGGATGGAGGCGCTGCCCGGCACCCCCGAGCAGTTCCGCGCGATGGCACGCGCCGAGGCGAAACGCTGGGGGCCGATCATCCAGGCGGCCGGCGTGAAGCTGGACTGA
- a CDS encoding site-specific DNA-methyltransferase, which translates to MEEHVLVAQVAQKRTTRAKPTAEVFHGDAFDLFDTLLKNSVDLVITSPPYWGHRDYGLPHNWNFFNDIPTVKEFGSQSPGYDWYRQNGGLLGLEPYPEWFVQHLAEIFDKTKDILKSTGSLWINIGDTYFARWASIRDNGRQGLGSDKRHRRKTPMGGIRSEKNLLLIPARFAIAMQERGWILRNDVIWHKPNAVPRPEEDRLKNAHEHFFHFVKKPSVGRASYYYNIKHAEPRAGDVVTVPVAPGESGHSATFPRDLIEPRILTSCPPGGLVLDPFSGTGRTLEVALEHGRNALGFDAQSKFVQLQKAKLNGNLK; encoded by the coding sequence ATGGAAGAACATGTACTGGTTGCACAAGTGGCGCAGAAGCGAACAACGAGAGCTAAGCCAACTGCTGAGGTGTTCCATGGAGATGCCTTCGACCTCTTTGACACACTTTTAAAAAATTCAGTTGATCTTGTGATCACCTCACCTCCATATTGGGGTCATCGCGACTATGGTCTGCCGCACAACTGGAACTTCTTTAATGACATTCCGACTGTCAAAGAGTTTGGCTCCCAGAGTCCTGGCTATGACTGGTATCGCCAGAATGGTGGGCTACTCGGACTTGAGCCTTATCCAGAATGGTTTGTGCAGCATTTGGCAGAGATTTTTGATAAAACAAAAGATATTTTGAAATCTACGGGAAGTTTGTGGATAAATATCGGCGATACGTATTTTGCGCGATGGGCAAGCATTCGTGACAATGGTAGACAGGGTCTCGGTTCGGACAAACGACACCGACGCAAGACGCCGATGGGTGGCATCCGTTCAGAGAAAAACCTGCTGCTTATCCCTGCCAGGTTCGCCATAGCTATGCAGGAACGCGGTTGGATCCTCCGTAATGACGTCATTTGGCACAAACCTAATGCAGTACCACGACCAGAGGAGGATCGACTAAAGAATGCACACGAGCACTTCTTCCATTTTGTGAAGAAGCCTTCGGTCGGTCGAGCCAGTTATTACTACAACATTAAACATGCAGAGCCAAGAGCTGGAGATGTAGTAACTGTGCCTGTTGCTCCGGGTGAGTCAGGGCACAGTGCAACGTTTCCTCGTGATCTTATTGAGCCACGAATTCTGACTTCATGTCCTCCGGGAGGTTTAGTTTTGGATCCATTCTCGGGGACAGGTCGTACGTTGGAGGTGGCACTAGAGCATGGGAGGAATGCTCTGGGCTTTGATGCTCAGTCAAAATTCGTTCAACTGCAAAAGGCCAAATTAAATGGCAATCTCAAATAG